ATCAGTAAAAGCGTGACCGCAGGTGATGGGGCAAATCGGGTTCAACTTTCCGATTTTCCTCACGCTGATCCACTACTGCACCGCCTGGGTTCTGATGGCGATTTTCAAGGCGCTGTCGCTGCTGCCGGTCTCGCCTCCGTCCAAAACCACTCCTTTCTCCTCCCTTTTCGCGTTGGGTGCTGTCATGTCCTTTGCCACTGGCCTCGCCAACGCCAGCCTGAAGCACAACAGGTCCTAACTAGCTTCATGGTCCTCTCTGATGATCTTTTTCTGGACTAATCATAGCcatcttctttttgtttgcCTCGCAATTAAGATCATGAGCTGAATTTGTGCAGCGTTGGATTCTACCAAATGGCTAAGATAGCGGTCACTCCGACCATTGTACTGGCCGAATTCATTCTTTTCAAGAAGAGGATTTCCTTGGAAAAGGTCAGGGACAGGCTGAAATTCCTGGCTACCGAAGTCATTCCTGTACTCATTTTGGAACTTGCTCTTTCTTCTGTTCACGAATGTGCATTCCATAGTTCAGGTTTTGGCTTTGGTAGTCGTTTCGCTCGGTGTGGCTGTTGCCACTGTGACAGATCTGGAGTTCAATTTGTACGGCTTCTGCATCGCGGTCATTTGGATAATCCCCAGCGCTATAAATAAGATCCTCTGGTCTAACCTGCAGCAGCAAAGCAATTGGACTGCCTTAGCGTAAGCGACAGACGAAGATCTGTATCTTCCGCACAATGATCATTGCACAACTGCTCTAACCGTCGACTTTGATGAGCACAGGTTGATGTGGAAGACGACCCCTATCACCATCTTTTTCCTGTTGCCGCTGATGCCATTGCTGGACCCTCCAGGAGTGCTATCTTTCAACTGGGACTTGCGAAACTCGAGTGCAATCTTGATCTCCGCTCTGTTAGGCTTTCTCCTGCAATGGTCCGGCGCGTTGGCTTTGGGGTAGGAAACCGAAACACATGCCATCCATTCGTTTCGGGAAGCTTGTCATTTTGAGCTTTGCATCTCAGCAATGGGGAACTTGCTAACAGAACGTGTTGTTTATGGCAAACTTATGCAGCGCGA
The window above is part of the Eucalyptus grandis isolate ANBG69807.140 chromosome 6, ASM1654582v1, whole genome shotgun sequence genome. Proteins encoded here:
- the LOC104449105 gene encoding nucleotide-sugar uncharacterized transporter 2, which gives rise to MSGKADAAAAGSGGGVLDPLLDRNTVRKFFIKRKDSDAGDTGRALEELRSSLHNELCTSEGAKRQQQRFCGPVVAMTFNFMVAVGIILTNKSVMGQIGFNFPIFLTLIHYCTAWVLMAIFKALSLLPVSPPSKTTPFSSLFALGAVMSFATGLANASLKHNSVGFYQMAKIAVTPTIVLAEFILFKKRISLEKVLALVVVSLGVAVATVTDLEFNLYGFCIAVIWIIPSAINKILWSNLQQQSNWTALALMWKTTPITIFFLLPLMPLLDPPGVLSFNWDLRNSSAILISALLGFLLQWSGALALGATSATSHVVLGQFKTCVILLGGYVFFHSDPGSASICGAVTALCGMSVYTSLNLKEPVEKSKKRPPKQALPVSTKSLGEQASEPDVHNPANIA